In Aristaeella hokkaidonensis, the following are encoded in one genomic region:
- the miaA gene encoding tRNA (adenosine(37)-N6)-dimethylallyltransferase MiaA, producing the protein MLPKMIVIEGTNASGKSSLGVKLAARFGGEIISADSRQVFCRLDLGSGKITPEEMEGVPHHLLDVRNPGEFFSMADFQRLAYEAIDDILSRDRLPFLVGGTGLYVDAVADGYEISDKAPDHSLRAHLETFETPELYEMLKQKLPDTDIDPRNRHRVMRALEKLEAGDDRPAGKNPRYKLLKLGVTWPREILKQRIDERLERRLQEGMVEEVKALLDEGVSEEFMVKLGLEYKYLTWYLTGKIGYEQMKEELGNAIKKFAKRQMTWFRRDPRIHWLDMSADPVAEASDLIEAFLSENV; encoded by the coding sequence ATGCTTCCGAAAATGATCGTTATTGAAGGGACCAACGCCTCCGGGAAAAGCTCTCTGGGCGTGAAGCTGGCTGCCCGTTTCGGAGGCGAAATCATATCTGCTGACTCCAGGCAGGTTTTCTGTCGTCTGGATCTCGGTTCCGGCAAGATTACCCCTGAAGAGATGGAGGGGGTCCCACATCACCTGCTGGACGTCAGGAATCCCGGCGAATTCTTCTCCATGGCGGATTTCCAGCGTCTGGCCTATGAGGCCATAGACGATATTCTCTCCCGGGATCGTCTCCCCTTCCTGGTGGGCGGCACAGGCCTGTATGTGGACGCTGTCGCAGACGGATATGAAATCAGCGACAAAGCGCCGGATCACAGTCTCCGTGCGCATCTGGAGACCTTTGAAACGCCGGAACTGTATGAAATGCTGAAGCAGAAACTCCCGGATACCGATATAGATCCACGTAACCGTCACCGTGTCATGCGCGCTCTGGAAAAACTGGAAGCCGGTGATGACCGTCCTGCCGGGAAAAATCCGCGTTATAAGCTTTTGAAGCTCGGCGTCACCTGGCCCCGTGAAATCCTGAAGCAGCGGATTGATGAACGTCTGGAACGCAGGCTTCAGGAAGGCATGGTGGAAGAAGTCAAAGCCCTGCTGGATGAAGGTGTCAGTGAGGAATTCATGGTCAAGCTTGGGCTTGAATACAAATACCTGACCTGGTATCTGACCGGTAAAATCGGTTATGAGCAGATGAAGGAAGAGCTGGGAAACGCCATCAAAAAGTTCGCTAAGCGTCAGATGACCTGGTTCCGGCGCGATCCCCGGATTCACTGGCTGGACATGTCAGCGGACCCGGTTGCCGAGGCATCCGACTTGATCGAGGCGTTCCTTTCTGAAAACGTATAA
- a CDS encoding zinc-ribbon domain-containing protein encodes MSMICRQCGKTIENEEAAFCPYCGTKLAAEKASETVNEEAEKWIRKARAINSYPEKKKILLKGLEACPGDRDIEWELLFIGEEGPKKGWALDFSIIKCWVLELYRKPGEFSEEKRNSMRSQLFEAPQLVSCLQKFEDPKQKQQEYLLRLCREYTEIFLEGDSQVMGKLFGFSLERNKEKRLAVPAAQMIERMKVDEKLLPEQREQLWKAMYQAYAVRAQDNTQYLDEQLR; translated from the coding sequence ATGAGTATGATTTGCAGACAATGCGGTAAAACCATTGAGAATGAAGAAGCAGCCTTCTGTCCGTACTGCGGAACAAAACTGGCAGCGGAAAAAGCTTCTGAGACCGTGAACGAGGAAGCGGAAAAGTGGATCCGCAAAGCACGGGCAATCAACAGTTATCCGGAAAAGAAGAAGATCCTGCTGAAAGGCCTGGAGGCATGTCCGGGAGACCGTGATATTGAGTGGGAACTGCTCTTTATCGGCGAGGAAGGTCCGAAAAAGGGCTGGGCGCTTGATTTTTCGATCATCAAATGCTGGGTGCTGGAATTATACCGCAAGCCGGGAGAATTCTCCGAAGAAAAGCGTAACAGCATGCGATCCCAGCTGTTTGAGGCACCGCAGCTGGTCAGCTGCCTGCAGAAGTTTGAGGATCCAAAGCAAAAGCAGCAGGAATACCTGCTGCGGCTTTGCCGCGAGTATACGGAAATCTTCCTGGAGGGTGACAGCCAGGTCATGGGAAAACTGTTTGGTTTTTCCCTGGAACGGAACAAGGAGAAACGGCTCGCCGTGCCGGCTGCACAGATGATTGAACGGATGAAGGTAGATGAGAAACTACTTCCGGAACAGAGGGAACAGCTTTGGAAAGCCATGTATCAGGCTTATGCGGTCAGGGCACAGGACAATACGCAGTACTTAGATGAGCAGCTGAGGTAA
- a CDS encoding ABC transporter permease subunit produces the protein MEGKVINQSNIRKADPVSMLKKNAMLIILILVFIFFTIMTNGRMFKPTSFASLINQNAYVYILGCGMLMCMLTGGNIDLSCGAFVCLLGAIGGMMMVIWGWSTGVSLVAMLLVGIIYGCGLGALIAYVRVPPWIATLAGYLAFRGLGTSILSVSITNSISFKDKPDFLNIFSGVLFKTSEGQLNVPCMVVGIVAALLVVLLIFKNRLTRLKKGYEVDTIGMDIVKSVLGAAVILLVMFKLAYAGGIPTVLLWVAAVVLFYAFITSKTTIGRHFYVVGGNIEAARLSGVNTKKIMFIAYLNMAILTAISAMTVVSRYTAANADAGKNFEMDAISACVVGGVSASGGAGSVLGMVIGATLIGVINLGMFQINLDANYQRVVKGFVLLAAVVFDILSKKKQR, from the coding sequence ATGGAAGGAAAAGTTATCAATCAATCCAATATCAGAAAAGCTGACCCGGTTTCCATGCTGAAAAAGAATGCCATGCTCATCATCCTGATCCTGGTGTTTATTTTCTTCACAATTATGACGAACGGCCGGATGTTCAAACCGACCAGCTTCGCTTCCCTGATTAACCAGAACGCTTATGTATACATCCTCGGCTGCGGTATGCTGATGTGCATGCTGACCGGCGGTAACATCGATCTGAGCTGCGGCGCATTTGTCTGCCTGCTGGGTGCTATCGGCGGTATGATGATGGTCATCTGGGGATGGAGCACGGGCGTGTCCCTGGTGGCCATGCTGCTGGTCGGTATCATCTACGGATGCGGCCTGGGCGCCCTGATTGCTTATGTGCGTGTGCCTCCGTGGATTGCAACACTGGCCGGTTACCTGGCTTTCCGCGGCCTGGGTACTTCTATTCTCAGCGTATCCATCACGAATTCGATTTCCTTCAAAGATAAGCCGGATTTCCTGAACATTTTCTCCGGCGTGCTGTTCAAGACCTCTGAAGGTCAGCTGAATGTGCCGTGCATGGTTGTAGGCATCGTTGCCGCACTGCTGGTAGTGCTTCTGATCTTCAAAAACAGGCTGACTCGGCTGAAGAAGGGTTATGAAGTTGACACGATCGGCATGGATATCGTCAAGAGCGTGCTTGGTGCTGCTGTGATCCTGCTGGTCATGTTCAAACTGGCTTATGCCGGCGGTATCCCGACGGTTCTTCTGTGGGTTGCTGCGGTGGTTCTGTTCTACGCTTTCATTACGAGCAAGACTACGATCGGCCGTCACTTCTATGTGGTGGGCGGCAATATCGAAGCGGCTCGCCTGTCCGGTGTAAACACCAAGAAGATCATGTTCATCGCTTACCTGAACATGGCAATCCTGACAGCAATCTCCGCTATGACGGTTGTTTCCCGGTATACCGCGGCAAACGCTGACGCCGGAAAGAACTTCGAAATGGATGCCATCTCCGCCTGCGTTGTGGGCGGCGTATCTGCCAGCGGCGGAGCCGGATCCGTGCTGGGCATGGTGATCGGCGCTACCCTGATCGGTGTGATCAACCTGGGCATGTTCCAGATCAATCTGGACGCGAACTATCAGCGTGTGGTCAAGGGCTTCGTGCTGCTGGCTGCCGTGGTGTTTGACATCCTGTCCAAGAAAAAGCAGCGCTGA
- a CDS encoding ABC transporter permease subunit, translated as MNENKMSVGAFFQKYTMVIALVVVVIFFAIATGGGSLKPGSINNLISQNGYVFVLAAGMLLCILTGGNIDLSVGSVVCFAAAVGCVLMDNKVNMWIAVIAMLGIGLAIGTFQGFWIAKLHVPAFIATLSGMYAFRGLSNVVLQGYRVDITNSTFLFLFGSGRTSYIPDFIKQMTGSESSLNLTCLIFGIAATLIYILMTVRKILVQKKLNIHQSIIGQSITTLLISAVILFLTWQMASYRGIPMVLIWIALVLGIYQYITTKTAMGRHLYAVGGNEKATALSGVKTRNVYWFAYASIGLMAGLAGILTAARAKGIDPTYGEGYEMDAIASCFIGGASAYGGVGKVSGMIIGAVLMGVINQGMNMVGVDSNYQKVVKGLVLLLAVVFDVLSKRQKR; from the coding sequence ATGAATGAAAACAAGATGAGCGTTGGCGCTTTTTTCCAGAAATACACCATGGTAATCGCACTGGTGGTTGTGGTGATCTTCTTCGCCATTGCTACGGGCGGCGGCTCCCTCAAGCCCGGCAGTATCAACAACCTGATCTCCCAGAACGGTTATGTGTTCGTACTGGCAGCCGGTATGCTGCTGTGTATCCTGACCGGTGGTAACATCGACCTGTCTGTTGGCTCTGTGGTCTGTTTTGCTGCGGCTGTCGGCTGTGTGCTGATGGACAACAAGGTGAACATGTGGATCGCTGTGATTGCTATGCTGGGCATCGGCCTTGCGATCGGTACTTTCCAGGGCTTCTGGATTGCTAAACTGCATGTGCCGGCATTCATTGCCACACTGTCAGGCATGTACGCATTCCGCGGACTGTCCAATGTGGTGCTGCAGGGATACCGGGTGGATATCACAAACAGTACTTTCCTGTTCCTCTTCGGCAGCGGCCGGACAAGCTATATTCCGGACTTTATCAAGCAGATGACGGGTTCGGAAAGCAGCCTGAACCTGACCTGTCTGATCTTTGGCATTGCGGCCACACTGATCTATATCCTGATGACTGTCAGGAAGATCCTGGTCCAGAAGAAACTGAACATCCATCAGTCCATCATTGGACAGAGCATTACGACCCTTCTTATCTCTGCCGTGATTCTTTTCCTGACCTGGCAGATGGCAAGCTACAGAGGCATTCCCATGGTGCTGATCTGGATTGCCCTGGTGCTTGGGATTTACCAGTACATTACGACCAAGACAGCTATGGGACGTCATCTCTACGCGGTCGGCGGCAATGAGAAAGCAACGGCTCTGTCCGGCGTGAAGACCCGGAATGTGTACTGGTTCGCTTATGCCAGCATCGGTCTGATGGCCGGTCTGGCCGGTATCCTGACTGCGGCCCGTGCCAAGGGCATTGACCCCACCTACGGTGAAGGCTATGAAATGGACGCTATAGCATCCTGCTTCATCGGCGGTGCTTCCGCATACGGCGGCGTCGGCAAGGTATCCGGTATGATTATCGGTGCTGTGCTGATGGGTGTTATCAACCAGGGCATGAATATGGTCGGCGTTGACTCCAACTACCAGAAGGTGGTTAAAGGACTTGTGCTACTGCTGGCGGTTGTCTTCGATGTACTGTCCAAGCGGCAGAAGCGGTAA
- the mmsA gene encoding multiple monosaccharide ABC transporter ATP-binding protein produces the protein MAKILLEMRNITKTFPGVKALDNVNFKVEEGEIHALVGENGAGKSTLMNVLSGIYPYGTYEGDIVYDGNVCQFHNIKDSEKLGIVIIHQELALVPEMTIGENMYLGNERGHKLAIDWNTTYSEADKYLKMVGLSESSKVQVKNIGTGKQQLVEIAKALAKKARLLILDEPTSSLNEEDSRALLDLMLEFKKQGMTMIIISHKLNEVAYVADTITVVRDGATIETIDNHGTEQVSEERIIKGMVGREMTNRFPKREGVAIGDVQLEINNWTVHHPLYPERKVVDDVSMYVRKGEVVGIYGLMGAGRTELAMSIFGQSYGTNISGEMKIDGKPVKMKKSEADAIKHKIAYVTEDRKGNGLVLSQSIKVNTSLAHLDAISSHTVIDGDKEYAVAEEYRDKLKIKTPTVEQLVGNLSGGNQQKVLLAKWMFAEPDIMLLDEPTRGIDVGAKYEIYCIINDLAAAGKSVVMISSELPEVLGMSDRIYIMNEGKFVGEMKAEEATQESIMAVILQSGRGA, from the coding sequence ATGGCAAAGATTTTGCTGGAAATGAGGAATATCACCAAGACATTCCCGGGCGTCAAGGCTCTTGACAACGTGAATTTCAAGGTTGAAGAAGGCGAGATCCACGCGCTGGTAGGGGAGAACGGCGCCGGAAAATCCACCCTGATGAACGTGCTGAGCGGTATTTATCCTTACGGCACCTATGAGGGAGATATCGTCTACGACGGAAATGTCTGCCAATTCCATAACATCAAAGATTCTGAGAAACTGGGCATCGTCATTATCCATCAGGAACTGGCGCTGGTTCCGGAAATGACGATTGGTGAGAATATGTATCTGGGCAATGAGCGCGGGCATAAACTTGCCATTGACTGGAATACCACTTATTCCGAAGCCGATAAATACCTGAAGATGGTGGGCCTTTCCGAAAGCTCCAAGGTTCAGGTCAAGAATATCGGTACCGGTAAGCAGCAGCTGGTTGAAATCGCCAAGGCATTGGCTAAAAAAGCGAGACTGCTGATCCTGGATGAGCCCACATCCTCTCTGAACGAAGAAGATTCCCGCGCGCTGCTGGACCTCATGCTTGAGTTCAAGAAGCAGGGGATGACCATGATTATCATCTCCCATAAACTCAATGAGGTCGCCTACGTAGCGGATACGATAACGGTGGTTCGCGACGGCGCGACCATCGAGACGATTGACAACCACGGAACCGAGCAGGTTTCCGAGGAAAGGATCATCAAGGGCATGGTCGGCCGCGAAATGACCAACCGCTTCCCGAAACGGGAAGGCGTCGCCATTGGAGACGTTCAGCTGGAGATCAACAACTGGACAGTTCACCATCCGCTGTATCCGGAACGCAAGGTTGTGGACGACGTTTCCATGTACGTCCGCAAGGGCGAGGTTGTCGGTATCTACGGCCTGATGGGCGCCGGACGGACGGAACTGGCCATGAGTATTTTCGGCCAGAGCTACGGAACCAATATCTCCGGCGAAATGAAGATCGACGGAAAGCCGGTCAAGATGAAGAAGAGCGAAGCAGATGCCATCAAGCATAAGATCGCTTATGTTACAGAAGACCGTAAAGGTAACGGCCTGGTGCTGAGCCAGTCCATTAAGGTTAATACTTCTCTTGCTCACCTGGACGCAATCTCCAGCCACACGGTGATCGACGGCGATAAGGAATATGCCGTTGCAGAAGAATACCGTGACAAGCTGAAGATCAAGACCCCCACAGTTGAACAGCTGGTGGGCAACCTCTCCGGCGGTAACCAGCAGAAGGTGCTGCTGGCCAAGTGGATGTTCGCCGAACCGGACATCATGCTGCTGGACGAGCCGACCCGCGGTATCGACGTCGGCGCGAAATACGAGATCTACTGCATCATCAATGACCTGGCAGCTGCCGGGAAGTCCGTGGTCATGATCTCTTCCGAGCTGCCGGAAGTGCTGGGTATGAGCGACCGGATCTATATCATGAACGAAGGTAAGTTTGTCGGCGAAATGAAAGCGGAGGAAGCAACCCAGGAAAGCATCATGGCTGTAATCCTCCAGTCGGGAAGGGGTGCATAA
- a CDS encoding substrate-binding domain-containing protein encodes MKKILALVLALALVLSCASALAAKVGVSMPTKDLQRWNQDGEYMEKLLTEAGFEAELQYASNDVPTQLNQVETMIDDGCEVIVIAAIEGSSLGAALDKAAEKGVKVIAYDRLLMDNANVDYYATFDNFKVGVVQGEFVEKALDLANAAGPFTFEFTAGDPGDNNAGFFFNGAMSVLKKYIDEGKIVVTSGQTEFADVATPTWKTDVAQKRAEDILTANYADGKKIDAWVCSNDSTALGVTNALEDNYDVDTLGWPIITGQDCDIANTKNMIAGKQSMSVFKDTRTLAAQVVKMVGQILAGETVDVNDEETYNNNVKVVPSFLCDPVFANAENYKTILIDSGYYTEDQLQ; translated from the coding sequence ATGAAGAAGATTCTTGCTCTGGTACTCGCTCTGGCGCTGGTTCTGTCCTGTGCCTCCGCTCTGGCCGCCAAAGTTGGCGTGTCCATGCCCACCAAAGACCTGCAGCGCTGGAATCAGGACGGCGAATACATGGAAAAGCTGCTGACCGAAGCTGGCTTCGAAGCTGAACTCCAGTACGCCTCCAACGACGTTCCCACCCAGCTGAACCAGGTTGAAACCATGATCGACGACGGTTGCGAAGTTATCGTTATCGCCGCTATCGAAGGTTCCTCCCTCGGCGCCGCTCTGGACAAGGCCGCTGAAAAGGGCGTCAAGGTTATCGCTTATGACCGTCTGCTGATGGACAACGCGAACGTTGACTACTATGCCACCTTCGACAACTTCAAGGTTGGCGTCGTGCAGGGCGAATTTGTTGAAAAGGCTCTGGACCTCGCGAATGCTGCTGGCCCCTTCACCTTCGAATTCACCGCCGGCGACCCCGGTGACAACAATGCGGGCTTCTTCTTCAACGGCGCTATGTCCGTCCTGAAGAAGTACATCGACGAAGGCAAGATCGTTGTGACCTCCGGACAGACCGAGTTCGCTGACGTTGCTACCCCCACCTGGAAGACCGACGTTGCTCAGAAGCGCGCTGAAGATATCCTGACCGCCAACTATGCTGACGGCAAGAAGATCGACGCTTGGGTCTGCTCCAACGACTCCACCGCTCTGGGCGTGACCAACGCTCTGGAAGACAACTACGATGTTGATACCCTGGGCTGGCCGATCATCACCGGTCAGGACTGCGACATCGCCAACACCAAGAACATGATCGCCGGCAAGCAGAGCATGTCCGTGTTCAAAGACACCCGTACTCTGGCTGCTCAGGTTGTGAAGATGGTTGGTCAGATCCTGGCTGGCGAAACAGTTGACGTGAACGACGAAGAGACCTACAACAACAATGTGAAGGTTGTTCCTTCCTTCCTGTGCGATCCCGTGTTCGCGAACGCTGAAAACTACAAGACCATCCTGATCGATTCCGGCTACTACACCGAGGATCAGCTTCAGTAA
- a CDS encoding ABC transporter permease subunit encodes METTKTQESFANKLIKVITRNPIVFLLLIAAIVVGCLVENFFSWANLTNLLSNTAIRFLIALGVSGCLITKGTDLSAGRQVGFAAVVAGIMCQRGDYNGRLWKFLPEMNIGLVFVIVVLGGLIWGLINGLVVSKLHVPPFIATLGTQTIIYGISLVISDAQPIGGFQKIYTTLINGRIGNVRGFHLPYLLFVAAVFGLVFWFIYNKMRFGKYMYAIGGNDIAAEVSGVNTTKTLIRIYTTAGIMYAVAGYLLAAKSGGASASMGQGYELEAIAGCTIGGVSTTGGIGTVPGILIGVLVFELLKIILQFLGVNPYYNYVVQGLVIVLAVALDIRKYIAKK; translated from the coding sequence ATGGAAACGACTAAAACACAGGAAAGCTTCGCAAATAAGCTGATAAAGGTCATTACCCGGAATCCTATCGTCTTCCTGCTGCTGATCGCGGCAATCGTCGTAGGCTGCCTGGTGGAAAACTTTTTCTCCTGGGCAAACCTGACGAACCTGCTGAGCAATACAGCCATCCGGTTCCTGATTGCACTGGGTGTTTCCGGCTGCCTGATTACAAAGGGCACGGACCTGTCCGCCGGACGCCAGGTCGGTTTCGCGGCTGTTGTGGCAGGCATTATGTGCCAGCGGGGAGATTATAACGGAAGATTGTGGAAATTCCTCCCTGAAATGAACATCGGTCTGGTATTTGTGATTGTCGTGCTGGGAGGTCTGATCTGGGGCCTGATTAACGGCCTGGTTGTATCAAAGCTGCATGTGCCGCCGTTCATCGCAACGCTGGGCACCCAGACGATTATTTACGGCATTTCCCTGGTGATCTCCGACGCACAGCCGATCGGTGGATTCCAGAAGATCTACACCACCCTGATCAACGGCCGCATCGGCAATGTGAGGGGATTCCACCTGCCTTACCTGCTGTTCGTGGCCGCGGTTTTCGGTCTCGTGTTCTGGTTCATCTATAATAAAATGCGTTTCGGCAAGTACATGTATGCCATTGGCGGTAATGATATCGCTGCTGAGGTTTCCGGTGTGAATACCACAAAGACGCTGATCCGGATTTACACAACAGCCGGTATTATGTACGCCGTTGCCGGCTACCTGCTTGCTGCAAAGTCTGGCGGAGCCTCTGCTTCCATGGGCCAGGGCTATGAACTGGAAGCCATCGCGGGATGTACGATCGGCGGTGTTTCCACCACAGGCGGTATCGGTACGGTGCCCGGTATCCTGATCGGTGTGCTGGTGTTTGAACTGCTGAAGATCATCCTGCAGTTCCTCGGCGTCAACCCGTATTACAACTATGTGGTGCAGGGCCTGGTTATCGTCCTGGCTGTTGCACTGGACATCCGCAAGTATATTGCGAAGAAGTAA
- a CDS encoding sugar ABC transporter ATP-binding protein translates to MSEYVLEMTGVSKSFPGVKALDNVQLKLRPGKVHALMGENGAGKSTLMKCMFGIYKMDEGQILMDGQPVTIDDPMDALNKGIAMVHQELQPIPARTVGENIFLGRYPMKKALGFIPMVDHAKMYADTADLLKKVRMNFDPKQKVGELSVSQMQSVEIAKAVSANCRVLILDEPTSSLTANEVEALFRIIEDLKAEGVAVVYISHKMDEILRIGDEVTIMRDGRYIGTWEADELTTDKIITLMVGRELTNLYPKRENVPGEVVFEVKDFTSINPRSFRNVSFQLRRGEILGVGGLVGAQRTELMEGLFGIRSHTTGQIFYKGQEITITRPKDAIDQGIAMLTEDRRGSGIMGVLSVADNISISSLNKYLDHGYFINGKKVEQLVQDNVKKMNIKTPSSKTLIKSLSGGNQQKVLVGRWLANNPDVLILDEPTRGIDVGAKYEIYCIIADLAKEGKSIIMISSEMSELIGMSDRIMVMCDGRVTGFVEGSEATQENIMTYATQFE, encoded by the coding sequence ATGTCCGAATACGTACTGGAAATGACGGGCGTCAGCAAGTCTTTCCCGGGCGTTAAAGCGCTGGACAATGTACAACTGAAGCTTCGGCCAGGCAAAGTACATGCCCTGATGGGGGAAAACGGCGCCGGCAAATCCACCCTGATGAAGTGTATGTTCGGCATATACAAAATGGATGAGGGTCAGATTCTGATGGACGGGCAACCGGTGACCATCGATGACCCGATGGATGCCCTGAACAAAGGAATTGCCATGGTGCACCAGGAACTGCAGCCCATACCGGCAAGGACGGTTGGCGAGAATATTTTCCTGGGACGTTATCCCATGAAAAAGGCGCTGGGCTTTATTCCGATGGTGGATCATGCGAAGATGTATGCGGATACCGCGGATCTGCTGAAGAAGGTCCGGATGAACTTTGACCCGAAACAGAAGGTCGGGGAACTCAGCGTTTCTCAAATGCAGTCTGTGGAAATCGCGAAGGCGGTATCAGCGAACTGCCGGGTGCTGATCCTGGACGAGCCGACTTCCTCCCTGACGGCAAACGAAGTGGAGGCCCTGTTCCGGATCATCGAGGACCTGAAGGCTGAAGGCGTTGCGGTTGTTTATATCTCCCATAAAATGGACGAGATCCTGCGGATCGGCGACGAAGTCACCATCATGCGGGACGGCAGGTATATCGGAACCTGGGAAGCAGACGAACTGACCACGGATAAAATCATCACCCTGATGGTGGGACGGGAACTGACCAATCTGTATCCCAAACGGGAGAATGTTCCGGGCGAAGTGGTCTTTGAAGTGAAGGATTTCACCTCTATTAATCCCAGGTCCTTCCGGAATGTCAGTTTCCAGCTTCGCAGGGGAGAAATCCTCGGCGTCGGCGGCCTGGTGGGCGCACAGCGGACGGAACTGATGGAAGGACTGTTCGGTATCCGGTCCCATACCACGGGGCAGATTTTCTACAAGGGGCAGGAGATTACAATCACACGCCCGAAAGACGCCATCGACCAGGGAATCGCCATGCTGACGGAAGACCGGCGCGGAAGCGGAATCATGGGCGTGCTGAGCGTGGCGGACAATATCTCCATTTCTTCGTTGAACAAGTACCTGGATCACGGATACTTCATCAACGGCAAAAAGGTGGAGCAGCTGGTACAGGACAACGTGAAGAAAATGAATATCAAAACCCCGTCCTCCAAAACGCTGATCAAATCCCTGTCCGGCGGAAACCAGCAGAAGGTACTGGTGGGACGTTGGCTTGCGAATAACCCTGATGTGCTGATCCTGGATGAGCCGACCCGCGGTATTGACGTCGGAGCGAAATATGAAATCTACTGCATTATTGCGGACCTGGCCAAAGAAGGAAAGAGCATCATCATGATCTCCTCGGAAATGAGCGAGCTGATCGGTATGTCCGACCGGATTATGGTAATGTGCGACGGCAGGGTCACCGGTTTTGTGGAGGGCAGTGAAGCCACCCAGGAAAACATCATGACCTATGCGACACAGTTTGAATGA
- a CDS encoding galactose ABC transporter substrate-binding protein: MKKTLAILLAAILVLSCFSFATAEAKTYKVGVSIYQYTDNFMTLYRNEIEAYFKTLETEDVKYEITMADGKNDMAEQTNQVRNFITQGMDVIILNLVQTSSADAVIDEIVAAGIPLVLINREPLAYDADGNTLDEKYEGILNNAQVCYVGADARQSGTFQGQMVADLENHGDINGDGKISYIMIEGDPENIDAQYRTTFSIKALTDAGYEVECLDDQVGNWDQTKGQELCANALSKYGDKIEVVFCNNDGMALGAETAIEAAGRKVGEDIYLLGVDALPEAIDLIKEGNMTGTVLNDHIGQSHAAVDVAVKLLNGEAIDNYYWVDYVMVNKAYVDAQ, from the coding sequence ATGAAGAAGACCCTTGCTATCCTGTTGGCTGCTATCCTGGTGCTGAGCTGCTTCAGCTTCGCGACCGCGGAAGCCAAGACCTACAAAGTCGGCGTATCCATCTATCAGTACACTGACAACTTTATGACCCTGTACCGGAACGAGATTGAAGCTTACTTCAAGACCCTTGAGACCGAAGACGTGAAGTATGAAATCACCATGGCCGACGGCAAGAACGACATGGCTGAGCAGACCAACCAGGTCCGCAACTTCATCACCCAGGGCATGGATGTGATCATCCTGAACCTGGTGCAGACCTCTTCCGCTGACGCTGTGATCGACGAGATCGTGGCAGCTGGCATCCCGCTGGTGCTGATCAACCGTGAGCCCCTGGCTTATGACGCTGACGGCAACACCCTGGATGAGAAGTATGAAGGCATCCTGAACAATGCCCAGGTTTGCTACGTCGGTGCTGACGCCCGTCAGTCCGGTACCTTCCAGGGCCAGATGGTTGCTGATCTGGAGAACCACGGCGACATCAACGGCGATGGAAAGATCTCCTACATCATGATCGAAGGCGATCCGGAAAACATCGATGCCCAGTATCGCACCACCTTCTCCATCAAAGCACTGACCGACGCCGGATACGAAGTTGAATGCCTGGATGACCAGGTGGGCAACTGGGATCAGACCAAGGGCCAGGAACTGTGCGCGAACGCCCTGAGCAAGTATGGCGACAAGATCGAAGTTGTGTTCTGCAACAACGACGGTATGGCGCTGGGCGCTGAAACCGCCATCGAAGCTGCCGGCCGTAAGGTTGGCGAAGACATCTACCTGCTGGGTGTTGACGCTCTGCCCGAAGCAATCGACCTGATCAAGGAAGGCAACATGACCGGTACCGTGCTGAACGACCATATCGGCCAGAGCCATGCCGCGGTTGACGTTGCTGTGAAACTGCTGAACGGCGAAGCGATCGATAACTACTACTGGGTTGACTATGTCATGGTCAACAAGGCCTACGTGGACGCCCAGTAA